The genomic window CTTCGACGATACCCCGAGCATAGAACTCGGCGATTTTGGAACCGCGGTAGCTTTCCAGCTGGCGAGGGTTTTCAGGAGGGCGCCGAAGCTGATAGCTGAGGAGATAGTTGGAAAGCTCAGGGAGAAACTTCCGGAGGAAATTTTGGAGGTCAAGGCCGTCAACGGCTACATAAACTTCTATCTCGACTACGATGTCTTCGGCAAAGCCCTCGTCCGCGGGATATTTGAAAACGGGAACGCCTACGGAGAGAGTAAGATCGGTGCCGGGAAGAAGGTCATCGTAGAGCACACCTCGGTGAACCCAACTAAGCCGTTTCATATGGGACACGCGAGGAACGCCGTCCTTGGCGATACTATGGCCCGGATAATGAGAAAGCTCGGCTACACCGTCGAGGTTCAGAACTACATAGATGACCTCGGCGTCCAGTTTGCCCAGGTTCTCTGGGGCTACCTCCATCTGAAGGACGAGTTTGAGAGGCTTGAATCAGAGCTTCGGGAAAAGGGCCTGAAGGAGGACTTCATAGACCACGTAATGGGACTGCTCTACGTCGAGGTGAACAAGCGCATAGAGGAGAATCCTGAGACTGAGAAGGAAGTCCGCGAGCTGATGAAGAAACTCGAAGAGGGAGACAACGAGATAGCAGAAATCGGCAGAAAGCTTGCGGAGAGGGTTGTCAGGGCTCAGATGCTGACAACCTACCGCATGGGCATAGCCTACGACCTCCTCAGCTGGGAGAGCGACATAATAAGGAGCGGAATCTTCGATGAGGCCTACAAACTCATCGAGGCCAACGAGAACTTCTTCTGGGCTACTGAAGGCAAGTACAAGGGTGCCTTTGTGATGGATTTGAGGAGGCTCTTCCCGGACATGAAGAACCCCTTCCTAGTCCTTAAGAGAAGCGACGGGACCGCCACTTATACCGGCAAGGACATCGCCTACCATCTCTGGAAGTTCGGAAAGGTCAGTGCCGACATGCTCTACAAGCCCTGGGATAAAACAAAGAACCACGAGACCTGGACGACTGCTCCGGATGGGGAGGAAATGGCTGGGAGGTTTGGAAACGCAGATATAGTCATCAACGTCATCGGTGCCGAGCAGAAGCACCCGCAGATGGCCATAAAGTACGCCCTTCAACTCCTCGGCTTTGAGGAGAGTGCGAAGAACTTCCATCACCTGGCTTACGAGCACGTAGTCAGGCCAGAGGGCAAGTTCTCGGGCAGGAAGGGAACCTGGGTCGGCTTCACGGTTGATGAGGTTCTCAACGAGGCTGTTCAGAGGGCCAAGGAGCTTGTGGAGGAGAAGAACCCAAGCCTGAGCGACGAGGAGAAGGATAACATCGCGGAGGCCGTCGGAGTTGGGGCCGTTCGCTTCAACCTGGTCAAGTACAGCCCGGACAAGGTAATCACCTTCAGGTGGGAGGACGTCCTCAACTTCGAGGGCGAGAGCGCTCCCTACGTCCAGTACGCCCATGCACGCTGTGCCTCGATCCTGAGGAAGGCCGAGGAGAGGGGCATAGAGACTGACTGGAAGGTTCTCATGGAGAAGGCTGACTTCTCGAAGCTTACCAACAGGGAGAAAGAACTGATAAAGCTCCTCGCAAAGTTCCCGGAGATCGTGGAGCAGGCCGGCAGGGACGTCAAGCCCCACCTCATCCCGTGGTATGCCAACGAGCTCGCCTCGCTCTTCAACAAGTTCTACATGGACCACCCGGTGCTCAAGGCGGAAGAAGGCATAGTGGAGGAGAGGCTGCTGTTGGTCCTAGCGGTGAAACAGGTTCTCAGCAATGCTCTTGAACTGCTCGGCATAGAGGCGCCGGAGAAGATGTGATTCGGCGTTTCTAATTTTATTTTGTATCGCCCCCGATACCAGGTATCGGTACCGGTACTTAAAACCTTTTCCCGGAACCCTAAAATACCCCTTTCTCCAACACCTCCCGGTGGTTCCATGCGCGGTGTTATAGTGCCCCTTGTAACGCCTTTCAATGAGGATTACTCCATTGATGTTCCGGCCCTCGAGGAGCACATCGAGTTTCTCCAGACGGTCGGCGTCCACGGGATATTCATCAACGCTACAACCGGAGAGTTCACGAGTCTCAGCGTCGAGGAGAGAAAGTTTCTGGCCGAGAAGGGCAGGGAGCTCGTTAACGCATCCTTCTATCTTGTCGGTACCGCATCCTCCAACACCTCTGAGGTCGTTGAGCTTACGAAGCACGCCCAGGATATAGGGGCTGACTACGCCGTCATAGCGCCCCCTTACTACTGCCCCCTGAACGACGAGGCCCTATTTAGGCACTACTCGATGGTCGCCGAGAGAACTGATATTCCTATTATACTCTACAACATCCCCTCCTGTGCCAATGCCCTCAGTGTTTCCCTCATCAAGCGCCTTGCCCTGGAGTACTCAAACATCGCAGGTGTAAAGGAGACAATCGACAGCATAAACCACATCAGAGACGTTATCTTTGATGTCAAAGGGGAGAGAAATGACTTCAAGGTCTTCACCGGCCTCGACCAGCACTTTCTGAACACACTCGTCCTCGGCGGTGACGGAGGTATAATGGCATGCGCCAACTTCGCGCCAGAGGTTCATCTTGCCCTCTATAAGGCTTTTCAAGAAAAGAGGTTCGAAGAAGCCCTCAAGCATGCGAGAAGCCTGGCAAAGCTGTCGAGGGTCTACGACCTTGCCTCCTCCTTTGGCTCGGCAATAAAGCTCGCCATGTCCCTCAGGGGATTCTCAATAAGGCCTGTCCTAAGGCCTCCGTATCTGATGGATGGGGAGAACGTAAAAGAGGGGATAAGAAAACTGCTCGCCGAGGTGCTGGGCTGAGTTTGAGGACGAAAAGTAGAAATAGTTAGAAGAAGAACCGCTAAATGGTGAGACTATGGAGAGAGTAAGTGAGGCGAACATAAAGTACGTTATGGAAGAGCTTGAGCGCCTAAAAGTTGAAATCCAGCGCCTTGAGGCCATGCTGGTTCCGGTAGTCAAAAATGAACTCTCAACGGAGGAAGTTGAGGAAATAGAAATGGAAGCCAGGGAACTCCATGAGGATGAATGGATAGACGCAGATGACCTCGATGATCTTCTGGAGGATGATTCATGACGTTTGAAGTTAAAATAAAACGGGAGGTAGTCAAAGCTGTTAAGTCACTTCCAAAGGCCAATCGGAGAAAGTTCATGGAACTGAAGGATGCCCTTCGCTATGAGGCAGTTCCAAAAGACAGGTTCGACATCGTCAAAATAAAAGGCTCTAGGGATTTGGACATATACCGGGTTAGAATCGGGGAATATAGAATTATCTACTCCGTAAACTGGGAAAAACGCCTGGTACTGATCCACAGGCTGAAGAAAAGGGAAGATGCGTACAAATAACTCACTGAATCTTGTACCTGAGGAAGGCCCCAAGGCCACCGAAGGCCTTATAGAACTGCTGGCCCTCGTCTGTGTCGAGGGAGATTATCTCGACTTCGGAGCCACTCTCCTCCGCCATTTTTATGAACTCTTCCGCGACGTCCCACTTCTCAAAGCTTATGTTCTGGCTGCCGCACTTGGGACAGTGGGTGAGCTTCTTTTTGTAAATGTGGAACTCCTGCTCGCTCATGGTTTTTTCTTCGCTCCAGCCGCAGTTGTTGCACTTTGCCCTAACGCGAACCTTGTCGTAGCCCTCGCTGATTAGCAGAGTCTCCACCGCTCCAAGCTCAAGGGCTTTCCTGACCTCCTTTTCACCGTAGGTTATCATTCCGGTGTCCTTGACAAGGTGCCTGAAGAAGTCCTGTATGAGGTGCCTCTCCTTGACTGCCTCGTGGTCCTTGAGTATGTCACTGGCCTTCTCGACGAGCTCTCTAAGGCCGTACTCGCCGTGGTAGCTGATGTCCACAACACCTATTATCTTCTTTCTGAGCTCGTGGTGGAGGTAATCGCCTTCAACGAACTCCTCCTTTGTCGGTCCGGGACCGCCTATTATGATGCCCCTCAGTTCTCCCTTCTCAAGGAGAGGAAGGAAGGCCTTGTTTGCGTGTTCACCGATGCGCTTCATGAACTCATGGGTCTCCTGCTCGCGGATCCTCTCATAACGTCTCGCCGATTGACCACCGGCGCGGGTCTTTCCGGGAACGTTTGAGGTCAGCTCGTCGATGACGTCTATCCTCTTCCCGCGAAGTAATCCAATGGTTGCTTCGTTCTTCTCGACTGTTATCAGCCCGTAGGCATCTTTAACGCGGAGCATTTCCTCAAGGGGTTCGGTTATAAAGGTCTGGTCACATCGATAGAGCCTGACCTTCAGCGGCTCGGGTGGGACTATCGCCCAGAGCTTTATGTCGCTTACACCCTCCTGCTCGCTGACATTGCCAACGAAGAGGGCCAAACCCGTCTCGGGCGTCTTGCGGTAGAGCTTGAGGTGTTGCATCGCCCTCTCCAAGGCTCCAAGGACGTTCTTTCGGGTAGATTTGGATTTTATGTTCTGGGCCGTTCCGTACTCCTCTCGCAACTGCTGCATGACCTTGTTTATGTCGTATCCGGCGGGGATATACAGACTGACTAATTCGGTTGCCCGACCTCGATAGCTCTTCAGCTCATCAACCTTCTTCTTGAGTTCGTACATTTCAGCTGACTTGTGAGACATGACAATCACTCCCCTGAGAATTCTCTCCCGGACGAAGAAAACGTGAGGAATTTATAAAAGTTTAGGAGATGGCTTAGAACCAGGAGATTATTATGAGGGCTACCACTCCCAGTATGCCCCCAATGGCGACCACCAGGATATTAAGCAATGTGAAAGGAACGTTCGAGATACCAATCCAGTTCGTGAACCACAGTATTATCAGGCCGATTATGGCGTTTGCCACGAGGTATCTGAGTATCGCGAAGCCGACCTTGACCACTAAGAATACGGCCAGGAACAGGAAGAACAAGAGTAGCAGTTCTCCGATCATGATATCACCTGAGATAGTTGATACCAAACTTTCCTTATTAACCTTTTGCAAAAACTATAACGAAAGCAAAAATAGATCAACAGGATTTCGAATCATGAAAGTTTCTCGAGGGTTTCCTTTGCTATCTCTCCCAGGGACACCCACTTCTTGCCCTCGAACGGGAGTATGACCTTGTCTTCAACGTTGACGAGCTCTTCAACGTATTCCTTCGCTTCGCTGGCCCCCAGCTCTCCCAAGAGCATTAGGGCAAACCCCTTGGTGTTCTTGTCCCCCTCTCTGAGCTCCTCTATGAGATCCTCAACGATGGTGTCCTTCAGTTTCATAATCCTGTCCGGGAATCTACGGGTGAGTTCGTACGAGAGCACCATTGCGTTCTCCTTTACGTACGGATTTCTGTTCTTTGTCAGCTCAACGGCCTTTGGTAATATTTTGTCTAAGTGCGCCCCAACGGCGTCTGCCCTCTGCTCAACGATCATCCCCAGAATCAGCAGTGCATCTCCCCTGATACCCGGCACGTTATCGTCGAGGAGCTCTATAAGTGCATTTAGAGCCTTTTTGTCCTTTACTGCCATCGATACGATCTCGTCGAAGCGTTCCTCTTCTATGAGCTTTTTTATTTTATCCTTTTTTGAACCGAAGGAGAGGAACGGCATGGGAATCACCAAGGTATAAATGTAATCTGAAACCATTTAAGAGTTACTCGACACTTTCATTTAACATTGAGGTTAAATTAGAATCCACTTTCTCTTGAGTACTGTTAGATATTTCTCCGACTCTTTTAACAGTCCCAACATTAGGTTCTAAAAACTTCCTGATTATAAATAGGAGCATTACAAGAGACATTGCCACTACAAATATGTACTCTGTTGATGCTTGAGCTCTAAATTTTTTCATTTCAAAACTCCCTCCATAAAAGGAGCAAAAAGAGTTAAATCAAAAACCAGCTTAACCACTGGCTTCCTGTTGCATTTGGCTCAAGTTGCTCGAAGCTGCCTCTCCGGACTGCTCTGCGACGTCTTTTGCCGTGTTTGCCTTGCCTCTAAGCTGCCTAACAACTATTAGTATTATAACCAAAGCGGCCGCAATCATAAACAGGTACTCGATGGCACCCTGGGCTTTCCTCTTCATCTTATTCACCCCCGAAGGATTACTTCATACATTAATGCACTAAAAAAGCTTATATAGCTTTCTCCTCAAATTTAAGTCAAATCTCCCCAATACTGCAGAAAGCCCAGGGGTGGTCGTGTGGAATTAGTGGCAATACAATCGGAGTCTGTTAACATTGAAGATTGTGTGAAAGATGTGGTGATAAAATCGCGGAACCTGCTATCTGATCGGGGAGGGGTTATATATTCCTCAAAAATACACCTTACTTTCGGAGCTTTTATGAACCTGACGGTGACCCTTCTACTTGATCCCCATGGTAACGCGCGGAAGGGTGTCTTGGCCGACTACTCCCCCGGCAAGCACAAGGAGGATGCGATTCAAAAAGCGCTGGAAAAGCTCAACCGGGCCCTCCCCCAGGATGCCAAGGTCATTGATTTTGAGATTGGAACTTATACAACACCCGTTACCAGGAGAACCTATGCGGTCGCGGTTGCCGTTTACAACGCACCCCTTGAGGTCAAAGCCTTTGATGAGTATACCATCAAGGAGCGGCGTGAGCTTCTTGCCAAGGTTCTCAGGGATTTCAACTATAACCCCAAGGTTCTCAACATATCAGAGATAGCGAGGATGTTCGGCGTTTCGAGGGACTCCATATACTACGACATCGAGCAGATACTCAAGGAGGGGAAGAAGATCAGCCGCTGACCCAGAGCGGACGTGGCGTCGCTGAGATGATGAAGATTATCACCGCGATAGCCACCAGGAGTAGTCTCTTTCTGGATACCGGGGAGACCTCATCAAGCGCCCCGGGATTTCCAACCGAGCCCATCAGAAGAACCAGCATCCCCCAGATTAGCCATCCGACCCAAAGGAAGCTCATTCCTATGAGGACGAGTCCGACGACCATTGTTAAATATCTGTGGGCCTTCTCTCCCAAGAAAGAGCGCGCTATATGTCCCCCGTCGAGCTGGGCCGCCGGGATGAGGTTGAGGAACGTCACAAGGATTCCAACCCAGCCGGCTATTGCCACCGGATGAAGGAACACGACGCTGTTCTCGGGGAACGTTACCACGTACTTCTCGATTAACATGAAAAGGAGATTCTCACCGAAGACTATCCCTCCCTCTGTGGGGGGAAGGAGATGCTGGGGCACAGGCACTGAGAGCTTCAGTCCTATAATGCTCACGGGTATGGCGACCAGAAAACCGGCTATGGGGCCGCTGACGCCGAGGTCTATGGCGGCGTTTCTAGTGGGGAGGGGTGACTTGACCCTTATGACCGCCCCGAGGGTTCCCAGCATGCTGGGGAACGGTATGAAGTAGGGCATCGTTGCCCTGACGCCGTGATAGGCGGCTGCAATCTTGTGGCCCAGCTCGTGGGTTCCAAGTATGGCCATTACGCTTATGGAAAATGCTACCGCGTTAATGTAGGGATTCCTTATTCCGGGGAGGTTGTAGTAATCGAGCAGCTGAATGTAGAGAGACGAGAGATAGTAGCCAGCAAACAGCGTCGTGAATATTGTGGCTATCAGGAAAATCCACGGGAGCCACCGATTGTCCTCCTTTATCCCCTGGGCGGGGAATACGAACAGCAGAACATTACCACTGCGCTCTTTGAGAGCCGCCCAGTAGCCGAGCTCCTCCAGCTCACTCAGAACCCTCTCAAAGTTCTCCTCCCGGATCTCGCGAACCTTAAACACAAAAACCCTTCCGTCTATTCTATCAAGCTCCACGTCGTAGAATTCCTTGACCTTCCTCTCAACGGCCTCCGGTAGGAAGGGGATATCGCCACGAAGAGAAAGCGTCAGTTCCTCCGGTTCCGTCTGGAACTCCACCAGAACCATGTCCCCGCCGCACCTGGGGCAGCCTTTCTCGATAAGGGGCTCCGTGGAATCCATTACCTCCCTGTGCCCGCAGTTGATGCACTCATAGACTCCCTTTGGCATTTTGACTCCCTGAAAAGGAATTGACGGAGAGCTTAAAAAGACTATTCCTCAATTTCGACCAGTCCCTTGTCGGCATTAACGTTGGCCCTTTTTCCGCTCCTGAGCTTTGAGACGTCTATTCCGTCTACCATTGGGATTCCGGCTATTATGGCCCCCGTCGCAACTATGGTCTCCGCTTCACCAACGATTATGGCCTTTGGAGCCTTGCCGTTCTTCTTGAGTGCATAGATAACGTAGGAACCAACGGTTGAGCCCTTTCCTCTTGGAAATGCCAGTATCTTACCCGCGATGCTCTGCCCTCTGATGTCACTCTCGGCATCGGTGACTATTCCCGTCTCCGGGTCAACGCCACCGAGGAACGATAGGGGTTTGTGGGAGACTACTAGCTCCCCCTCGGCCTTTCCCCCGACTATCTTCCTCCCCTTTAGCCTCATGATACCACCTCATGGCGCCTCCATGATTAGGTTTTCGACATCGTCGAGCCTTACGCTGAATCCAAAGGAGCGGAAGTAAAAGGCGCTCTTTCCACTGTTTGTAGCTATGCCCGAGTACCAGCGCTTAATTGGTGAGACAACAAAGCAAGAATCCGCTATGATTTTCCCGTTGTAGCGCTCTATTGTCTCGGTATATCCAAGAGAATCTGCCAGGGCTTTGACTGCCCGGCTCGCCGTTATGAAAAGGGGTATTCTCAAAGGTTTTCCGCGCATTCTGAGAAGTTCAGCAATCTCTTTAACTTCTGGAAGGGATGCATGTGGACAGCCGATGAGTATCATGTCTATTTCGCCCCAGTCGTCGGAGAAAGCCTCCTTAACGGCCTTTACCTCGGAATCTTCAACGGTTATGGTCTCAAGTTTGTCCACCACCGCCTCCCGGTACTCGGGTGTCTCGCCCTCGACGTGGTAGAGCGCTATACTCCCAGTTGCGGCCATCGCTGCACCCATTCCCTTGAGGTATTCCGTTCTCTCAGGGCTTATACCCCTAAAATACGGAACATCGTTGCCGAGGGTTTTTCCAAGGTGGTAGCCCAAAGCCGCGTAGTCGACAAAGCTCTCCACCCCTGCCCTAACATCAACGACAATCGTTGCCTTCCTGTTCTCGTCCAGGTGGAGGCCGTAATTCGGTGTTTTGCCCACTATTGCTGCCGCCAGGCTGGAAGGACCGCCTTCGCGATTTGTCCTTGCCCCAAGTATGGAGTTTGCAAAGCTTACCGCGGAACTCTCGCTCCAAGCCAGGTGGTCGCCGAACTTTGGAAGGTTCGCGCCATAGTAGGGCGTGCAAGTTGAGGTTGTCTCGATTCCCATCCTGCGGTAAAGCTCAAGGACTTCTGCCTGCTTCTCCATGAACTCGTCGTCGCCTATTCCTGCCGGGTTCAGGGTGGTGTAAACACTGACCTTCGCTCCTGCCTCGACAAAGTCCCTAAGGAACTCCATTCCGGCATCGCCAATGTTCTTGTAGGAAACACCCGCGATTTGGGCGCTTTTGATTGGGATAAGCCCCTCTGCACCGTAGATGTCCCCGAGCGCAACCAGTATCTCCATGGCCTTCTGGAGTGCATAGCCGTACTCTCCGGCGAGTATGAGCTCCTCCTCCTTCGTTAGATACATGTCACCACCTATTGGATTCGACGTTTTGTTGCTTATAAGCCCTTCTTCCACTCTCAAAAGTCAAAATGATATCAAAGTTACTCAGAAATTTTTATAGTATCTTAAGGACAATAAGTAATGCCCAACTATCGGGAGGTGCCCATGATGGGACTCAGTGTTAAAAAACTAGCAACTGTTTTGTTTTTGGTTTTCTGTAGTGTACTAGCGACTCCGGCGATGGTCTACGGGGCCGACACCTACGACGTCGTGCTGTCGGACAGCGGACCAACATTCTACGCCACCAAGAATGTGGGCATATGGCCGTTCACACAAACCTTCAAGATGCAGGGTAAAGTGATATCGTACTCGACCTCCTGGTACTCCGGCTCCGGACACTCGCAGATATCGTTTCCCTTCGTAGGACTCTACTCTCTGGACTACGCCTATGTTCGCCTCAGTAACAGCGCCGGCTTTTACAGGAGTTGGACTTACCACCAGGGCAGTTTCACCTGCAACTTTTACTATCCGTATCTCAGCGACGCCGACGGCGGTCCAAGCTCCAAGCTGACCATGAAGTGGCACTACGAATTCGTAGGGGATCTGGGTTCCTACTGAGGAGGTGGTGTGAATGAGGAGGTATCTCGTCCCGTTGTTTGTGTTGGTTCTCCTTGGGGGAATGCTGGGAGCGGCTTATGCCTTTTCGCAACCGCCCTCACAGAAGGCACTTGCCTCTGCAATGGGGAGCATGAATAAGTACCAGTTCGTACGCGAGATTGAGTTCGACCAGTACAGGGTCTACGTTGTCAACAACGGGGGTTCGAACGTCCTCAAGAAGGACTTCGAGTACCACGGCAAAGTCGTGACCACGGGCGCTGTTGACATGGTGCATGGGATTGTTACTGAGTCTGAGGAATATTACATCAACGGTTCGCTGGCCATGCGCGGCCACATAACCGTCAACCTCCGCACAGGGGAAGTTTCGGGAACCGTAACTCTTGCGAATGGAACCATTATGGACGTTAAGGAGCTCTGGGAGAGGTATTACGGAGTAGACAGCGACACGGCAGTAGACATGATACGGGGAAGCCTTCCCACACTGGCCTTTAGGGATGCGCTCCTCAACTCCCGCGGCCTCAGGAAGGTTAGGAGCTCAGTTTCCCTGTCCGATAGAATACTGATGGGACTGGGTCTCAAGGAGAAGCTCTTTGAGTACGAGTTCACCACAAAATCGGGTAAGATCTGGCATGTCTTTGTCGACTCCAGCGGCGTTCCGCGCAGGTTTGAGTTCAAGACGGAGGATTCAAAAATCGTCGTCCACATAACGCCCATGGGATGAGGGGCACGGCAACCCTTTTACTCTTTTATTCCCTGCAATCCCATCGTTCCCTTTACTCCCGCAAAATTTATAAACCCCCCGCGGTTCACTAACTAACGGGTCGAGCAGCGGGGTGGGGCAGCTAGGAGTGCCCGCCGGGCTCATAACCCGGAGGTCGGAGGTTCAAATCCTCCCCCCGCTATTTGGATACATTTGTACGTTGATGTTCTTTTTTGAACACACCAATGGCTTCAAGGGCGTCTTTTAGCTTAAGTTGTTTTCTTACTATTGAAAATCCCACATTTTTGTAGAAGTTAGACACACTCTGTCTTCGCTGAATCATTATTCTGTAAAGATCATATTTGTACTGATACATTCTACCTCGGATGTTTACGGGAGTGCCCTTTTTACGGTGAAGATAAATTCTGGAGTCAATCTCAAGCCCGTGAAGTAGCTCTTTGCAAAGTGTTAGCACATTTAAGTCATAGTTCGCAGCAGATATTTGAACCGATCTTGATTTCTTATTGAATACCACAGTTCCTTCACTGTCAAAGAACCCTCTTAGGAACTCCTTTGGATACATCCTAGCAACTTCAAAAAGCCTCTCTTTCGGCCCTTTCAGGAACATGAACAGCTCCTTGTTGGTGACCTCCACCCACCACCGGTCGGCTCTGCCCCGATTGCACTCAAAGCCAGTTCTTGGATTTGCTCCAATGCCCTTAAGAGCCCTCCCAAAGCTCTCGGCGAAGTCCTCGTCAACAACCTTTAAACGAATTCTATACTGATAATTCCTTTCACTAACGGAGGCATCTCCGAGATAGGCTCCGACTATGTAGGCCAGCTCTGGGGAGGGTTCCAGATTAACGCGCTTGGTTTTGTTAAACGTGTTGTGTGTTCCTCTGCACCACCTAAGAACCGTTGCCTTGGAGATGGAAACCTTGAACTCCTCAGCCAATTCTCTTGTAATCCTTCGGTAGCTCATTCCTGATTCACGGAGTTGACGGGCGCGTTCCTGTATTCTCTCCACTTCGGAGGGCGAGAGGTCTCTCAAGGTTCGCATGTAACTATCTTAACTCGTTTATTTAAAACTCTTTTGTATTGTAAATATCGCGGGCAAACCTTTTAAACTTTTCCTCAATTTCCAACGCAAAGGGCGGCTGGCAGGAAATTGTTTCTGCTTGACAAGAACTCAACCGCTTTGTAGAATTTAACTTTGTTGCCCATAGTCCGAATCGTAATTTGATGCACTCACTCCCAATTTCCCTATTTCTTTGAAAAATCACTGTCTCCTTCACCATCAAAGACTCCCTTCAGGAACTCTCGTGAGTATGCGCCTTAGGAACCTCAAAAAGTTCCTTCTTTGACCCTTTGAAAAGGGGATAGAGGCTATTAGTCGCCGCTTCAACGTACCCGCGGTCGTTTCTCTCTCATTTCCCTGAAGCCAAGTCCTCACATCCAGATGGCGAAACTTTTATTTACCTTTTCTGTATAAAACATGGTGGGGGTACCCGATGAGAAAGGGCCAGTCCTCCCTAGAATACTTACTCATGATAGCGGCAGCTCTCATCTTAGTTTTGCTTGTGGTTAGAGTTCTCTATGGAATCACCAACTCTCCTCCCGATGTGAAGTGCGATAATGTAGTCATAAGCTACGTTAAGTACGATGCTGAAGGAGATGATCGGAATAATTTGAACGACGAATACGTCGTCATCGAAAATATGGGCTGTGAGGCTGTAAACTTAGAGGGGTGGAAGCTAAAGGATGAAGCCAATCATGTATACTCGTTTCCCTCCATAACCCTAGCACCGGGGGCGAGTGTAAGGGTGCATACTGGCTCTGGAAATGACACGGATTCCGACCTGTACTGGGGAAGAGGGGCACCGGTGTGGAACAACCGAGGTGATACTGCATATTTGTATGACGCGGATGGAAAGCTCGTTGATAGCTGCAGCTGGACCGGGACGGAAGGAGGAGCCGTCAACTGCCACTAACGACAAACTTTTTAAACTCCTTCTTCTACGCCGATGCGAAGGGGCGGCTGGCGGGAGCTAGCCGTCACCGGGAGGTGTATGATATGGCAAGGATACACGCGAGAAAGAGAGGTAAGTCTGGTTCTAAGAGGCCACCGAGGACCGCTCCGCCGACCTGGGTTGAGTACACGGCGGAGGAGGTTGAGGGACTCGTTATCAAGCTCAGGAAGGAAGGCTACAGCGCGGCAATGATAGGAACCATCCTCAGGGACCAGTACGGCATCCCGAGCGTCAAGCTCATCACCGGCAAGAAAATAACCAAGATCCTTGAGGAGAACGGCCTCGCTCCGAACATCCCGGAGGACCTCATGGCTCTCATCAGGAAGGCGGTTAAGCTCAGAAAGCACCTGGAGATGCACCCCAAGGACAAGCACTCAAGGCGCGGTCTCCAGCTCACCGAGAGCAAGATCAGGCGCCTTGTCAAGTACTACCGGAGAACCGGCAAGTTGCCCGCCAAGTGGCGCTACGATCCGGAGCAGGCCAAGCTCCTGGTCCGCTGATCCCCTTTCCTTCTTATAAGGTGGTAAAATGGACAGGGGCGCTTTCTTGGAGAAGGCCCGCGAGGGGGCAGAGCTAATCAAGATGCACATCGAGCTAGGACACACTATCAGGATAATCTCCCACCGCGATGCCGATGGGATCACCGCGGGGGCGATTTTAGCGAAAGCCGTTGCGCGGGAAGGTGGGAGCTTCCAGCTCAGCATAGTCAAGCAGCTCAGTGAAGAGCTT from Thermococcus sp. MAR1 includes these protein-coding regions:
- a CDS encoding arginine--tRNA ligase; protein product: MGYTQVKEKIRLILQETLKEMLNEAGKEWDGEITFDDTPSIELGDFGTAVAFQLARVFRRAPKLIAEEIVGKLREKLPEEILEVKAVNGYINFYLDYDVFGKALVRGIFENGNAYGESKIGAGKKVIVEHTSVNPTKPFHMGHARNAVLGDTMARIMRKLGYTVEVQNYIDDLGVQFAQVLWGYLHLKDEFERLESELREKGLKEDFIDHVMGLLYVEVNKRIEENPETEKEVRELMKKLEEGDNEIAEIGRKLAERVVRAQMLTTYRMGIAYDLLSWESDIIRSGIFDEAYKLIEANENFFWATEGKYKGAFVMDLRRLFPDMKNPFLVLKRSDGTATYTGKDIAYHLWKFGKVSADMLYKPWDKTKNHETWTTAPDGEEMAGRFGNADIVINVIGAEQKHPQMAIKYALQLLGFEESAKNFHHLAYEHVVRPEGKFSGRKGTWVGFTVDEVLNEAVQRAKELVEEKNPSLSDEEKDNIAEAVGVGAVRFNLVKYSPDKVITFRWEDVLNFEGESAPYVQYAHARCASILRKAEERGIETDWKVLMEKADFSKLTNREKELIKLLAKFPEIVEQAGRDVKPHLIPWYANELASLFNKFYMDHPVLKAEEGIVEERLLLVLAVKQVLSNALELLGIEAPEKM
- a CDS encoding class III signal peptide-containing protein, which translates into the protein MKRKAQGAIEYLFMIAAALVIILIVVRQLRGKANTAKDVAEQSGEAASSNLSQMQQEASG
- a CDS encoding type II toxin-antitoxin system RelE/ParE family toxin — encoded protein: MTFEVKIKREVVKAVKSLPKANRRKFMELKDALRYEAVPKDRFDIVKIKGSRDLDIYRVRIGEYRIIYSVNWEKRLVLIHRLKKREDAYK
- a CDS encoding HEAT repeat domain-containing protein — encoded protein: MPFLSFGSKKDKIKKLIEEERFDEIVSMAVKDKKALNALIELLDDNVPGIRGDALLILGMIVEQRADAVGAHLDKILPKAVELTKNRNPYVKENAMVLSYELTRRFPDRIMKLKDTIVEDLIEELREGDKNTKGFALMLLGELGASEAKEYVEELVNVEDKVILPFEGKKWVSLGEIAKETLEKLS
- the prf1 gene encoding peptide chain release factor aRF-1, whose protein sequence is MSHKSAEMYELKKKVDELKSYRGRATELVSLYIPAGYDINKVMQQLREEYGTAQNIKSKSTRKNVLGALERAMQHLKLYRKTPETGLALFVGNVSEQEGVSDIKLWAIVPPEPLKVRLYRCDQTFITEPLEEMLRVKDAYGLITVEKNEATIGLLRGKRIDVIDELTSNVPGKTRAGGQSARRYERIREQETHEFMKRIGEHANKAFLPLLEKGELRGIIIGGPGPTKEEFVEGDYLHHELRKKIIGVVDISYHGEYGLRELVEKASDILKDHEAVKERHLIQDFFRHLVKDTGMITYGEKEVRKALELGAVETLLISEGYDKVRVRAKCNNCGWSEEKTMSEQEFHIYKKKLTHCPKCGSQNISFEKWDVAEEFIKMAEESGSEVEIISLDTDEGQQFYKAFGGLGAFLRYKIQ
- a CDS encoding pro-sigmaK processing inhibitor BofA family protein gives rise to the protein MIGELLLLFFLFLAVFLVVKVGFAILRYLVANAIIGLIILWFTNWIGISNVPFTLLNILVVAIGGILGVVALIIISWF
- a CDS encoding DUF5646 family protein, yielding MERVSEANIKYVMEELERLKVEIQRLEAMLVPVVKNELSTEEVEEIEMEARELHEDEWIDADDLDDLLEDDS
- a CDS encoding dihydrodipicolinate synthase family protein → MRGVIVPLVTPFNEDYSIDVPALEEHIEFLQTVGVHGIFINATTGEFTSLSVEERKFLAEKGRELVNASFYLVGTASSNTSEVVELTKHAQDIGADYAVIAPPYYCPLNDEALFRHYSMVAERTDIPIILYNIPSCANALSVSLIKRLALEYSNIAGVKETIDSINHIRDVIFDVKGERNDFKVFTGLDQHFLNTLVLGGDGGIMACANFAPEVHLALYKAFQEKRFEEALKHARSLAKLSRVYDLASSFGSAIKLAMSLRGFSIRPVLRPPYLMDGENVKEGIRKLLAEVLG